In one Nitrosarchaeum sp. genomic region, the following are encoded:
- a CDS encoding glycosyltransferase family 2 protein: protein MNTEVSIVIPTYNESENIKGILHLIKEHLPKNTMVEAIVVDDNSPDGTGRIAEDYFKSLKEKTLYTINVINRKTKEGLSSAILNGIEQAKGKIVVVMDSDFSHPPQLIPKLVEVLKQSKTDIVVASRYLNGGNIQGWSLKRKIISKIGTIIAKKGLGIKQSDPMSGFFAFNKDVIKGINFDAIGYKLLLEMIVKAKGVSIKEIPYTFLDRQNGKSKLGIKTILEFGHAVWKLYRHGKREQKNEKRTSVKFVSKAARFFSVGASGLGVNYIMSILFSSSLDMWYLHATILGIMFSITSNFILNKYWTFEDRDFAVKRTIIQYGKFAGFSSIGALVQLGMVYYLVDKLTMSYPIALVSAVATAAFSNFVLNKKWTFKEKVWS, encoded by the coding sequence ATGAATACTGAAGTATCTATAGTAATTCCTACCTATAATGAGTCTGAAAATATCAAAGGAATTCTACATTTGATCAAAGAACACTTACCAAAAAATACTATGGTAGAGGCAATAGTAGTAGATGACAATTCACCAGACGGAACAGGAAGAATTGCAGAAGATTATTTTAAATCATTAAAAGAAAAAACGCTGTACACAATTAATGTAATAAATAGAAAAACAAAGGAGGGGCTTAGTTCGGCAATACTAAATGGCATAGAGCAAGCTAAAGGCAAAATAGTTGTTGTGATGGATAGTGATTTTTCTCATCCCCCACAACTCATACCAAAGCTTGTCGAAGTTTTAAAACAATCAAAAACAGACATTGTTGTTGCCTCAAGGTACCTCAATGGAGGTAATATTCAAGGGTGGTCATTAAAACGAAAAATCATCAGCAAAATTGGAACTATAATAGCAAAGAAAGGATTGGGGATTAAACAATCAGATCCTATGTCAGGATTTTTTGCATTTAACAAAGATGTGATTAAAGGAATTAATTTTGATGCAATAGGATACAAACTTCTTTTAGAAATGATAGTAAAGGCAAAAGGAGTATCGATAAAAGAAATTCCATATACATTTTTAGACAGACAAAACGGAAAGAGCAAACTTGGAATCAAAACAATTTTAGAATTTGGACATGCGGTATGGAAGCTTTACAGACATGGAAAGAGAGAACAGAAAAACGAGAAAAGAACATCGGTAAAGTTTGTTTCAAAAGCTGCTAGATTCTTTTCAGTTGGAGCCTCAGGATTAGGAGTAAATTACATCATGTCTATTCTGTTTTCATCGAGTTTGGATATGTGGTATCTTCATGCAACCATACTTGGAATCATGTTTTCAATTACTAGTAATTTCATCTTAAACAAATACTGGACTTTTGAGGATAGAGATTTTGCAGTAAAAAGAACCATTATCCAATATGGTAAATTTGCAGGGTTTAGCTCTATTGGTGCTTTAGTTCAACTTGGAATGGTGTATTATCTAGTTGATAAGTTAACCATGTCTTATCCAATTGCACTAGTGTCAGCTGTTGCAACTGCAGCATTTAGTAACTTTGTCTTAAATAAAAAATGGACATTTAAAGAAAAAGTCTGGAGTTAA
- a CDS encoding anthranilate synthase component I family protein has product MDIFGKSQPKVIPLELTENQFQIYNKISRNYSHSFLFESLTGPEVLAETSVMGFDPKIILKGYSDKIEIIKNNKTETIQTDNPFGELKKLLGKSEDQSYRYLGGAVGVVNYDAIRLVENIPDTHDSPQPLMEFGIYDDGILYDNIHKKLFYFYNNQNRFEQFKMSEDSFGDFKATEITPNMNQEKFSNIVNKAKQYIHDGDIFQVVLSRKFAFDTQGDNLTLYKTLRKLNPSPYMYHLKQDNKTIIGASPEMLVRITNDKVETFPIAGTRKITDNEEKNNQLADELLHDEKELAEHTMLVDLGRNDIGRVCKYGTVHTEELMEIKRFSHVQHIVTHVVGNLAPKNDMFDAFKAVFPAGTVSGAPKVRAMEIIDELETEARGPYAGAVGYFSYNGCCDFAIAIRSIFIEGNRGFVQSGAGIVSDSIAENEFKETEHKAGAMLQALREATK; this is encoded by the coding sequence GTGGACATCTTTGGAAAATCCCAACCAAAAGTAATACCTCTAGAGCTAACTGAAAACCAATTTCAAATATATAATAAAATATCAAGAAATTATTCTCATTCATTTCTCTTTGAATCATTAACAGGTCCAGAAGTATTAGCTGAAACATCAGTCATGGGATTTGATCCTAAAATAATTCTCAAAGGATACTCAGACAAAATTGAAATAATAAAAAATAACAAAACTGAAACCATTCAAACAGATAATCCATTTGGAGAGTTAAAAAAACTATTAGGAAAATCAGAGGATCAAAGTTATAGATATTTGGGAGGTGCAGTAGGGGTTGTAAATTATGATGCAATAAGATTAGTAGAAAATATCCCAGATACACATGATTCACCACAACCATTAATGGAATTTGGAATTTATGATGACGGAATATTATACGACAACATACACAAAAAATTGTTTTATTTTTATAATAATCAAAATAGATTTGAACAATTTAAAATGAGTGAAGATTCATTCGGGGATTTTAAAGCAACAGAAATAACACCAAACATGAATCAAGAAAAATTTTCAAATATTGTAAACAAAGCAAAACAGTACATACATGATGGTGATATATTCCAAGTAGTACTATCTAGGAAATTTGCATTTGATACGCAAGGAGATAATTTAACACTATACAAAACACTACGAAAATTAAATCCATCACCTTACATGTATCATTTAAAACAAGACAATAAAACAATCATTGGCGCATCTCCAGAGATGCTTGTAAGAATAACTAATGATAAAGTAGAAACATTTCCAATTGCAGGAACTAGAAAGATTACAGATAATGAAGAAAAAAATAATCAATTAGCAGATGAATTACTCCATGACGAAAAAGAGTTGGCAGAACATACAATGCTAGTAGATTTAGGAAGAAATGATATTGGAAGAGTTTGCAAATATGGAACTGTCCATACTGAAGAATTAATGGAGATTAAGCGATTCAGTCATGTTCAGCACATAGTAACACATGTTGTTGGCAATTTAGCTCCTAAAAACGACATGTTTGATGCGTTTAAAGCAGTTTTTCCCGCAGGAACGGTCTCAGGCGCACCAAAAGTCAGAGCAATGGAGATAATTGACGAATTGGAAACTGAGGCAAGAGGCCCTTACGCAGGGGCAGTAGGATATTTTTCTTATAACGGGTGCTGTGATTTTGCAATTGCAATTAGAAGTATATTCATAGAAGGAAACAGAGGATTTGTTCAATCAGGAGCAGGAATTGTCTCAGATTCTATTGCAGAAAATGAATTCAAAGAAACAGAGCACAAAGCTGGAGCGATGCTTCAAGCATTAAGAGAGGCAACAAAATGA
- a CDS encoding aminodeoxychorismate/anthranilate synthase component II has protein sequence MKFLIIDNYDSFVYNIAQYLGELGVDCDVIRNDKITLEKIKQNNYDAVIISPGPGTPTDRKYFGICSDVIKDMGPTTPILGVCLGHQGIIHAFGGKVTNAGCVRHGKTSPVDHTNSDLFKDVKNPFRATRYHSLVGDKTIIPDVLEVTAIAADDGEVMAIRHKEYLIEGVQFHPESIMTEDGKKILANFIKQVKDRK, from the coding sequence ATGAAATTTCTAATAATAGATAATTACGATTCATTTGTTTACAATATTGCACAATATTTGGGGGAACTGGGAGTTGATTGCGATGTCATTAGAAACGACAAGATAACATTAGAGAAGATAAAACAAAATAATTACGATGCTGTAATAATATCACCAGGTCCAGGAACACCTACCGATAGAAAATATTTTGGCATATGTAGTGATGTAATAAAAGACATGGGACCAACTACTCCAATACTTGGAGTATGTTTGGGGCATCAAGGCATTATTCATGCATTTGGCGGCAAAGTTACAAATGCAGGATGTGTCAGACACGGAAAGACTAGTCCAGTAGATCATACAAACTCAGATCTGTTCAAGGATGTCAAGAATCCATTTAGGGCAACAAGGTACCATTCACTTGTAGGAGATAAGACAATAATTCCAGATGTGCTAGAAGTTACAGCTATCGCTGCAGATGATGGAGAAGTGATGGCAATAAGGCACAAAGAGTATCTTATAGAAGGAGTACAATTTCATCCAGAATCAATTATGACAGAAGATGGGAAAAAAATTCTGGCAAATTTCATAAAACAGGTAAAGGATAGAAAATGA
- the trpD gene encoding anthranilate phosphoribosyltransferase, protein MISNLISKLQQKIDLTYDEINSVMIDVLSGKTNDQENLDFLSGLTEKGETDDELLGMLDKMQEFSLKVEPRNNGTTIDMCGTGGDKLQTFNVSTTASFVVAAAGGIVAKHGNRSSSGISGSADIFEYFGYDLNQESTQIANVLEKHNICFMFAQKFHPAMKHVAAARKKLGKRTAFNLLGPLSNPASVKNQLIGVSSTEYLDRLPLILKRKGAKNIMTVRSDDGMDEFSTSATNRVCILKNDKVLMNAIDPEVVGLHKSKLKDIQIKTKKDAIESFVGVLNNTANQAMTETTVLNAAGGLIVANISKNFEEGVELASNIIKEGKALKLLERFVADTGDISKLKEITNG, encoded by the coding sequence ATGATATCAAATTTAATTTCAAAACTACAACAAAAGATTGATCTTACATATGACGAAATTAATTCTGTAATGATTGATGTTCTTTCTGGAAAAACAAATGATCAAGAAAATTTGGATTTTTTATCCGGTTTAACTGAAAAAGGGGAAACAGATGATGAGTTATTAGGAATGTTAGATAAAATGCAAGAGTTTTCCCTCAAAGTTGAGCCTAGAAACAACGGGACAACAATAGACATGTGCGGAACGGGGGGAGACAAACTTCAAACATTCAATGTATCAACTACAGCGTCATTTGTAGTTGCAGCCGCAGGAGGAATTGTAGCTAAACATGGAAATAGATCAAGCTCCGGAATTTCAGGAAGTGCGGATATTTTTGAATATTTTGGATATGATTTGAATCAAGAATCTACTCAAATTGCAAATGTTTTAGAAAAACACAACATTTGTTTTATGTTTGCACAAAAGTTTCATCCTGCAATGAAGCATGTTGCAGCTGCAAGAAAGAAATTAGGAAAGAGAACAGCTTTTAATCTTTTAGGACCATTGTCAAATCCTGCAAGTGTAAAAAATCAACTTATCGGAGTATCTTCAACGGAATATCTTGATAGATTACCATTAATTCTAAAGAGAAAAGGAGCTAAAAACATAATGACAGTTCGTTCAGATGATGGAATGGATGAATTTTCAACCAGTGCAACTAACAGAGTATGTATTTTAAAAAATGACAAAGTGCTAATGAATGCAATAGATCCAGAAGTTGTAGGATTACACAAATCAAAATTAAAAGATATTCAAATTAAAACAAAAAAAGATGCAATAGAATCATTTGTAGGGGTTTTAAACAACACAGCAAATCAAGCAATGACTGAAACTACAGTACTTAATGCAGCAGGAGGATTAATCGTTGCAAATATCTCAAAGAATTTTGAAGAAGGAGTAGAATTGGCATCAAATATAATTAAAGAAGGCAAAGCGCTAAAATTACTAGAAAGATTTGTTGCAGATACAGGGGACATTTCAAAATTAAAGGAGATAACAAATGGTTGA
- a CDS encoding indole-3-glycerol-phosphate synthase, translating to MVENILRKLVNNSQAAIDDGVYDVNIKLQKSNKDFLQIIKTNIHATLLTEIKFSSPSLGKIRTLSDPSSIAQQMIAGGAKALSVLTQPHLFNGSPEYFMQVRQSVDVPLLMKDIMIDTVQIDAAEKIGADYMLVIQSLFDQGFLKDIDEFIKYGHSKGLKILLEVHTKREFENALNTEADLIGINNRNLDTLEIDLKTTQKVLEGYKKTRPILAESGIETVEDIQYLKKCGADAFLVGSSIMKSDNIEEHVKKLVNAY from the coding sequence ATGGTTGAAAACATACTGAGAAAATTAGTAAATAATTCTCAGGCTGCAATTGATGATGGAGTATATGATGTAAACATTAAATTACAAAAATCAAATAAGGACTTTTTACAAATAATAAAAACAAACATTCATGCAACTCTTCTTACAGAAATAAAATTTTCATCCCCATCATTAGGCAAGATCAGAACGTTATCAGATCCATCAAGCATAGCACAACAAATGATTGCAGGTGGTGCCAAAGCATTATCTGTGCTAACCCAGCCTCATTTGTTTAATGGTTCACCAGAATATTTCATGCAGGTACGACAATCAGTTGATGTTCCATTACTAATGAAAGATATCATGATTGATACAGTCCAAATTGATGCTGCTGAAAAAATAGGAGCAGATTACATGTTAGTCATTCAATCATTATTTGACCAAGGATTTCTCAAAGACATTGATGAATTCATCAAATATGGTCACAGTAAAGGATTGAAAATATTGCTAGAAGTCCATACAAAACGAGAGTTTGAAAATGCACTCAATACAGAAGCTGATTTGATTGGAATTAACAACAGAAACCTCGATACATTAGAAATTGATCTTAAAACTACACAAAAAGTGCTTGAAGGGTATAAAAAAACAAGGCCAATACTTGCTGAAAGCGGAATTGAGACTGTTGAGGATATTCAATATTTAAAAAAGTGTGGCGCTGATGCATTTCTAGTAGGTTCAAGCATAATGAAAAGCGATAATATCGAAGAACATGTCAAAAAATTGGTGAATGCATATTGA
- the trpB gene encoding tryptophan synthase subunit beta, with the protein MKYPKDGKFGEFGGKYIPETLVPAIEELEENYLKFKENKEFKKELDYYLKQYAGRPTPLYYAKNLTEKCGGAKIYLKREDLLHGGAHKINNTLGQALLAKKMNKKRIIAETGAGQHGVATAMACAVLGMKSEVYMGYKDTIRQKLNVYRMNMLGSKVHPVKSGSKTLKDAINEAIRDWITNVEDTYYLLGSAVGPHPYPVMVRDFQSVIGEEIKTQMKKLSNKTPDTVIACVGGGSNAIGTFYPLVDTNTEIIGVEAAGKGLKSKYHSATLSAGSKGVLHGMMTYLLQDDEGQVTETHSISAGLDYPGVGPEHAYLKDTNRVKYHSATDAEVIDAFLMLTRTEGIIPALESAHAIAEAMKVARKSKKSESIVVTLSGRGDKDVEEVQRYLSKNDKN; encoded by the coding sequence TTGAAATATCCTAAAGATGGAAAATTTGGAGAGTTTGGCGGCAAGTACATTCCAGAAACACTTGTTCCTGCAATTGAGGAGTTAGAAGAAAACTATCTTAAATTCAAAGAGAATAAAGAGTTCAAAAAAGAATTAGATTACTATCTAAAACAATACGCTGGAAGACCGACTCCATTGTACTATGCAAAAAATTTGACAGAAAAATGCGGCGGTGCTAAAATTTATCTAAAAAGAGAAGACCTACTGCATGGAGGAGCTCATAAAATAAACAACACATTAGGTCAGGCATTACTTGCAAAAAAGATGAATAAAAAAAGAATCATTGCAGAAACGGGTGCAGGTCAACATGGAGTAGCAACAGCTATGGCATGTGCAGTTTTGGGAATGAAATCCGAAGTATACATGGGTTACAAAGACACTATACGACAAAAACTAAACGTATACAGAATGAACATGTTAGGGTCTAAAGTTCACCCGGTAAAATCAGGCTCAAAAACACTCAAAGATGCAATCAATGAGGCAATCAGAGATTGGATTACAAATGTTGAAGATACATATTATTTACTTGGTTCTGCAGTAGGTCCACATCCATATCCTGTGATGGTAAGAGATTTTCAAAGTGTAATTGGAGAAGAAATCAAGACCCAGATGAAAAAATTATCAAATAAAACACCAGATACGGTAATTGCTTGTGTTGGCGGTGGGTCAAATGCAATCGGGACATTTTATCCGTTAGTTGATACAAATACAGAAATCATAGGAGTAGAAGCCGCAGGCAAAGGATTAAAATCAAAATATCATTCTGCAACATTATCTGCAGGTAGTAAGGGCGTACTTCATGGAATGATGACTTATCTATTACAAGATGATGAAGGACAAGTTACAGAGACGCATAGTATTTCAGCAGGACTAGATTATCCCGGAGTTGGTCCAGAACACGCATATCTTAAAGATACTAATCGTGTAAAGTATCATTCTGCAACAGATGCCGAAGTTATAGATGCGTTTTTGATGTTGACAAGAACAGAAGGAATCATTCCAGCTTTAGAGTCAGCCCATGCAATAGCTGAAGCAATGAAAGTTGCAAGAAAAAGCAAAAAATCAGAATCAATAGTAGTTACACTTTCAGGAAGGGGGGACAAAGACGTAGAAGAAGTCCAAAGGTATTTGAGTAAAAATGACAAGAATTAA
- the trpA gene encoding tryptophan synthase subunit alpha, producing MTRINEKFAELSAKNEKALITYVMVGYPNESATISIVRGLIKGGADIIELGFPFSDPLADGPVIQNASTISLNNGTKIKSFFKIVKKIRSETDIPLVLMTYTNILYHKGYANFISEAKKAGIDGFILPDMSIEESKEYIESARNMADTIFLISPNTTKSRIEKIVKASSGFLYLVAVYGTTGIKTGIQNYTLKAIKEVKKIANGKIPIGVGFGVSTPEDVKKYIIAGADAVIVGSVFLKIIEKTPKNSLEKSIASFTKSLKKQTILK from the coding sequence ATGACAAGAATTAATGAAAAATTCGCAGAACTTTCTGCTAAAAATGAAAAAGCATTGATCACATATGTAATGGTAGGATATCCAAATGAAAGTGCAACAATATCAATAGTAAGAGGTCTAATCAAAGGAGGAGCAGACATAATAGAATTAGGATTTCCATTTTCAGATCCTCTTGCAGATGGACCAGTAATTCAAAATGCAAGCACAATATCTCTAAACAATGGAACAAAGATCAAGAGTTTTTTTAAAATTGTAAAAAAGATTAGAAGTGAAACAGATATCCCACTAGTCTTAATGACATACACCAATATTTTGTATCATAAAGGATATGCAAATTTTATTTCCGAAGCTAAAAAAGCAGGTATTGATGGGTTTATTCTTCCAGACATGTCAATTGAAGAATCAAAAGAATACATTGAATCGGCTAGAAATATGGCAGATACTATATTTTTGATATCTCCAAATACTACAAAATCAAGAATAGAAAAAATTGTAAAGGCGTCTTCAGGATTTTTATATTTAGTTGCAGTTTATGGCACCACGGGAATAAAGACAGGAATCCAAAATTATACACTAAAGGCAATCAAGGAAGTAAAAAAAATCGCCAATGGAAAAATTCCAATAGGAGTAGGATTCGGTGTTTCAACGCCAGAGGATGTAAAAAAATACATCATAGCAGGAGCTGATGCAGTAATTGTAGGTAGTGTATTTTTGAAAATAATTGAAAAGACGCCAAAGAACAGTCTTGAAAAAAGCATCGCGTCATTTACAAAGAGTCTCAAAAAACAAACAATTCTCAAATAA
- the pyrG gene encoding glutamine hydrolyzing CTP synthase — protein sequence MQTKLIFVTGGVMSGLGKGVTTSSIAKLLQLADQKVSCIKIDPYLNYDAGTMNPVAHGEVFVTEDGGECDMDIGNYERFLNQNIPKSHNITTAQVYSTVIEAERRGEYLGACVQIIPHITDEIKNRIRKIAEDEKLDFLIVECGGTVGDIESLPFLEALRQIRVEEGPQNVIFVHVTLAPSLDVVGEQKTKPTQHSAQELRRIGIQPDFLAVRCSTPLEEKTKKKIALFTNVTANDVLSCHDVKSIFQVPQILYDQGIMDSLFTKFGKVGMVNASANWDKWNAIAESMINHEDKKVKIAMVGKYVTLADSYVSVNHALKHAGAKLGNSVEIDWIDSETITDYNILSKYDGILVPGGFGTRGSEGIIKTANYAREKNIPYLGICFGFQLAAIAFGRNVLKLEDANSTEIKADTKNPIVDLLPEQKNISDMGGSLRLGANDVKIKPNTISHKIYNADTISKRHRHRYEINKEYIPELEKKGMIFSADSDGGKRMEMLEIPTHKFYLGVQFHPEFNSRPGYPEPTFEAFVRAASQK from the coding sequence GTGCAGACTAAGCTAATTTTTGTAACAGGGGGGGTAATGTCTGGTCTTGGAAAAGGAGTAACAACATCATCGATTGCAAAATTATTACAATTAGCAGATCAAAAAGTATCATGTATCAAAATAGATCCATATCTAAATTATGATGCAGGCACCATGAACCCAGTTGCTCATGGAGAAGTCTTTGTTACAGAAGATGGAGGTGAATGTGATATGGATATTGGAAATTATGAAAGATTCCTAAATCAAAATATCCCAAAAAGCCACAACATAACAACAGCTCAAGTTTACTCTACAGTTATCGAAGCAGAAAGAAGAGGAGAATATCTAGGGGCATGTGTTCAGATCATCCCTCATATTACAGATGAAATAAAAAACAGAATTAGAAAAATTGCAGAAGATGAAAAGCTCGACTTTTTAATTGTCGAATGTGGAGGAACAGTAGGGGACATAGAGTCGCTTCCATTTTTAGAGGCGCTAAGACAAATTAGAGTAGAAGAAGGACCACAAAACGTAATTTTTGTGCATGTAACACTTGCACCATCACTTGATGTGGTAGGTGAACAAAAGACAAAACCAACGCAGCACAGTGCACAAGAATTAAGAAGAATAGGAATTCAGCCGGACTTTTTAGCTGTAAGATGCAGTACTCCTTTAGAAGAAAAGACAAAGAAAAAAATTGCATTATTTACAAACGTTACTGCAAATGATGTTCTATCATGCCATGATGTAAAATCAATTTTTCAAGTACCACAAATACTATATGATCAAGGAATTATGGATTCATTATTTACAAAATTTGGAAAAGTTGGAATGGTAAATGCATCAGCAAACTGGGATAAATGGAATGCCATAGCAGAATCAATGATAAATCATGAAGACAAAAAAGTAAAAATTGCCATGGTTGGAAAATATGTTACACTTGCAGATAGTTACGTTAGTGTAAATCATGCACTAAAACATGCAGGTGCAAAATTAGGAAATTCAGTTGAGATTGACTGGATTGATTCTGAAACAATTACAGATTACAATATTCTATCAAAATATGACGGTATATTGGTACCAGGAGGATTTGGAACAAGAGGTTCTGAAGGAATAATAAAAACTGCAAACTATGCAAGAGAGAAAAACATACCATACCTTGGCATATGTTTTGGATTTCAGCTAGCAGCAATTGCATTTGGAAGAAATGTTTTGAAATTAGAAGATGCAAACTCTACAGAGATAAAAGCAGATACAAAAAATCCAATTGTAGACTTACTTCCAGAACAAAAAAACATTTCAGATATGGGAGGATCATTGCGGCTAGGTGCAAACGATGTCAAGATAAAACCAAATACAATATCTCATAAAATATACAATGCAGATACAATTAGCAAAAGACATAGACACAGATATGAAATCAACAAAGAATACATCCCAGAACTAGAGAAAAAAGGAATGATATTTTCAGCAGACAGTGACGGAGGAAAGAGAATGGAGATGCTTGAGATTCCAACACATAAATTCTATCTGGGCGTTCAGTTTCATCCAGAGTTTAACAGCAGGCCAGGATATCCAGAGCCAACATTTGAGGCGTTTGTAAGAGCTGCATCACAGAAATAA
- a CDS encoding NAD(+)/NADH kinase: MQIGIYASGTTDSAAKTIKKILDDEEIESFVITAKSKAKQSDCVLVLGGDKGVRNYFHRHFDSTVPVLGISEGESSGFLAQIDLREFSSYVRILKKQNYTVEEVPRLGVKIDGKNVYPVLNDVAVFSSKSAMLMEHTLRVNDEEVWHDNSDGIIISTPIGSSAYSMSAGGPMLFHDSDVFEIISVNSLDITRRPIIVSNKSSIQISDISARLHCEVVLDGLDRYKVNSMVECTQYLPPAKIIRLKKDSAAISALAKKVHLAEELLSMPPSSKLLLKTLEYEGALTQKDLANKTLLPSRTVRLALSHLLKKGYVKKKVSIRDARQKIYEISKIE, translated from the coding sequence GTGCAAATAGGTATCTATGCTTCTGGTACGACTGACTCTGCAGCAAAAACAATTAAAAAAATTCTAGATGATGAGGAAATTGAATCATTTGTAATTACTGCAAAATCAAAAGCAAAACAATCTGATTGTGTTTTGGTGCTTGGAGGAGACAAGGGTGTTAGAAATTATTTTCATAGACATTTTGACTCTACAGTACCCGTACTTGGAATAAGCGAGGGTGAATCAAGTGGATTTTTAGCTCAAATTGATCTTAGAGAATTTTCGTCTTATGTGAGAATACTAAAAAAACAAAATTACACAGTTGAGGAAGTACCAAGACTAGGTGTAAAAATTGATGGAAAAAATGTCTATCCAGTCTTAAATGATGTCGCAGTATTTTCATCAAAAAGTGCAATGTTGATGGAACACACACTACGTGTAAACGATGAAGAAGTTTGGCACGATAATAGTGATGGAATAATTATCTCTACTCCAATTGGTTCATCTGCATATTCGATGTCTGCTGGAGGTCCTATGCTGTTTCATGATTCTGACGTATTTGAAATAATTTCTGTCAACTCTTTAGATATTACACGAAGACCAATCATAGTATCAAACAAAAGTTCTATTCAAATCAGTGATATTTCAGCTAGACTTCACTGTGAGGTAGTTCTTGATGGTCTTGATAGGTACAAAGTAAACAGCATGGTTGAGTGCACTCAATATTTACCACCAGCTAAGATCATTCGTCTAAAAAAAGACTCTGCTGCAATATCTGCACTTGCAAAGAAAGTTCATCTTGCTGAAGAGTTACTTAGTATGCCGCCTAGTTCTAAATTATTGCTAAAAACATTAGAGTATGAAGGTGCCCTTACTCAGAAAGATCTTGCAAATAAGACATTACTGCCAAGCAGAACCGTCAGATTGGCACTTAGTCATTTATTAAAAAAAGGCTATGTGAAAAAGAAAGTCTCAATTCGAGATGCACGACAAAAAATCTATGAAATATCAAAAATAGAATAA
- a CDS encoding PfkB family carbohydrate kinase — MKLALFSHCAIDSITLEDQTHEQIGGAACYAGLTARELKFDVSLYTKFGKDFPQQYLTQNKIKFENGLSEKLTTRFAINITGSDRTLKLLNQCEPIEYVANDADGSLITPIFHEISSETFSKIKKDSSFTLVDPQGFLRRVDSDKNVILENTELDLTGVNAIKVNPEESQKIVNGTNDEMMIALQKKGVEHVLFTNKTEVSLLVKDKIYSITLPNKEVYDTTGIGDIFCATFCCTMLKEKDFLWALCFAGGSAQAALDSKQVGLLKIPQKHTIETNASYYYNLVKYRTI; from the coding sequence ATGAAATTAGCATTGTTTTCACACTGTGCAATTGATTCTATCACACTTGAAGACCAAACCCATGAACAAATTGGGGGTGCTGCTTGTTATGCTGGTTTGACTGCAAGGGAGCTTAAGTTTGATGTATCTCTTTATACCAAATTTGGTAAGGATTTTCCACAACAATATCTTACTCAAAATAAAATTAAATTTGAAAATGGTTTATCTGAGAAACTTACTACTAGATTTGCAATAAACATTACAGGATCTGATAGAACTCTTAAACTACTTAATCAATGCGAACCAATTGAATACGTTGCTAATGATGCAGATGGTTCATTGATTACTCCAATTTTTCATGAAATTTCATCTGAAACATTTTCTAAAATAAAAAAGGATTCTAGTTTTACTCTAGTTGATCCCCAGGGGTTTTTGCGCAGAGTTGATTCAGACAAAAATGTAATTTTAGAAAATACTGAACTTGATCTAACTGGCGTTAACGCAATTAAGGTAAATCCTGAAGAGTCTCAAAAAATTGTAAATGGAACAAATGATGAGATGATGATAGCATTGCAGAAAAAAGGTGTTGAACATGTCCTTTTTACAAACAAAACTGAAGTATCATTACTGGTCAAAGATAAAATTTATTCCATTACTTTGCCAAACAAGGAAGTATACGATACTACTGGTATTGGTGATATTTTTTGTGCAACCTTTTGCTGTACTATGTTAAAAGAAAAAGACTTTCTCTGGGCTTTGTGTTTTGCAGGTGGTTCGGCCCAGGCAGCACTTGACTCAAAGCAGGTAGGTCTGCTAAAAATACCCCAAAAACATACAATTGAGACTAATGCTTCATATTATTACAACTTGGTAAAATATAGAACAATTTAG